One Vairimorpha necatrix chromosome 7, complete sequence DNA segment encodes these proteins:
- a CDS encoding mechanosensitive channel of small conductance (MscS1B), translated as MSDKKANDMNAPKTPNDSADNKDKNKTGENQEQSKVENTPEVDKKEELVVDIIASNPNQQPEEAEEEVRAFKKKDVIEEIDFGWLYLNRYLNSKCQGIPVILRVLGECLIVSFLFLVFPITILYLKKGITLEFEFIKKIFSAKTESDPIDNFVQMYIFITCIYIVYVIVSCISENILYPVLSVLNLFHVSIDELTIQILQIIITTNFYWSNALVCFLIYSIHNYLFEDYKWFQKSLSSHHLFMTLLIGYGIWMFVLFIEKFFLNYCTSEIRRSNYRDRIWDINYKTFVFKKLVTLSKANPSSREDLAGSMVNDFDPGFYIRHNDIKLNSKNDAKDLVESIFAYFEIRQLQYKDIEKYFPENPEEVYEYLSGKKIADGKPGPIDFDKIQDEAVHLQQERVNMMRTLQDRESIFDKLDLILASAGSYGCILFLLALLGISYEVYLASIGPIIFTFSWIFSDTIKEIYNCFVFLLIKDPYDVGDRVIIDDKEYVVIKTDVLSSAFVDLNGKTVYIPTPVLFGKSIYNLRRSRRQSESLTLKIDKSTKFADAIKLRDKLKSAFLEDNKNFTGDVILRSFEISGDDVSLVLDIQHTSNFQQFNDKLKRRDLCTIIVQKTLEKCGITYQNSFAYTN; from the coding sequence ATGTCCGATAAAAAAGCAAACGACATGAACGCACCAAAAACACCAAATGATTCTGCAGATAATaaagacaaaaataaaactggAGAAAACCAAGAACAATCAAAGGTTGAAAATACACCAGAAgttgataaaaaagaagaactTGTTGTTGACATTATAGCTTCAAACCCAAACCAACAGCCCGAAGAGGCAGAGGAAGAAGTTCGAgcttttaagaaaaaagatGTTATCGAAGAAATTGATTTTGGCTGGTTATACCTAAATAGATATCTAAATTCTAAATGTCAAGGAATTCCCGTCATTCTTAGAGTTCTCGGAGAATGTCTGATAGTCtcctttttatttcttgtatttcccattacaattttatatcttaaaAAAGGTATAACTCTAGAATTtgaattcataaaaaaaatttttagtgcTAAAACTGAAAGTGATCCCATAGACAATTTTGTACAAAtgtacatttttattacttgCATTTACATTGTATACGTTATTGTATCCTGTATTTCTGAAAACATCTTGTACCCGGTTTTATCCGTCttaaatctttttcatGTTTCAATTGACGAATTAACCATTCAAATActacaaataataattacCACAAATTTTTACTGGTCTAATGCATTAGTCtgttttttgatttatagcattcataattatttgtttgaGGATTACAAATGGTTTCAAAAATCTTTGTCGTCTCATCATTTGTTTATGACTTTACTAATTGGATATGGAATTTGGATGTTCGtactttttatagaaaaatttttcctAAATTATTGTACTTCAGAAATTAGAAGAAGTAACTATAGAGATCGAATCTGGGacataaattataaaactttcgtatttaaaaaacttgtAACTCTTTCAAAAGCCAATCCCAGTAGTAGAGAAGATTTGGCTGGGAGTATGGTAAATGATTTTGACCCAggtttttatattagaCATAACGATATTAAGTTGAATTCGAAAAATGATGCCAAAGACTTAGTAGAATCGATATTTGCTTATTTTGAAATACGCCAGCTACAATATAAagatattgaaaaatatttcccAGAAAATCCCGAAGAAGTTTATGAATATTTGTctggtaaaaaaattgcagACGGAAAGCCTGGACCTATAGATTTTGACAAAATACAAGACGAAGCTGTTCATTTACAACAAGAGCGTGTGAACATGATGAGGACTTTACAAGACAGAGAAAGTATTTTTGACAAATTAGATTTGATTTTAGCGAGTGCTGGATCCTACGGATGCATACTTTTCCTCCTCGCTCTTTTAGGAATTAGTTATGAAGTTTATTTGGCTTCTATTGGTcctataatttttacatttagTTGGATTTTTAGTGATACAATCaaggaaatttataattgttttgtttttctatTGATTAAAGATCCATATGATGTTGGAGATAGAGTTATTATAGACGATAAAGAGTATGTAGTCATTAAAACAGATGTATTGTCATCTGCATTCGTAGACTTAAATGGTAAGACCGTATATATTCCTACACCCGTATTATTTGGTAAATCTATTTATAACTTAAGACGAAGTAGAAGGCAATCCGAGTCGCTTACGcttaaaattgataaatcGACAAAGTTTGCCGATGCTATAAAATTACGAGATAAGTTAAAAAGTGCATTTTTagaagataataaaaattttacaggTGACGTCATACTAAGATCATTTGAGATTTCTGGAGATGATGTTTCTTTAGTTTTAGACATTCAACACACATCTAATTTCCAACAATTTAACGATAAGTTAAAAAGAAGAGATTTATGTACAATAATAGTACAAAAAACTTTAGAGAAATGTGGTATTACATACCAAAATTCTTTTGCTTATACAAATTGA
- a CDS encoding bis(5'-adenosyl)-triphosphatase: MKFGVFDIPEEHIIVKTEHCFVFTNLRPFLPYHILVSPKSIKPNLSDLSNEEYSDLFDCVRRCLKALKSYGSSFTVSCQDGKEAGQSVPHVHIHIVPRNINDIEDNDRIYSKGALDIVRSDRTFEEMAEETTKLRKDFSKYF, encoded by the coding sequence ATGAAATTTGGTGTTTTTGATATTCCTGAAGAGCACATCATAGTAAAAACAGAACActgttttgtttttactAATTTGCGCCCTTTCCTGCCTTATCATATCCTCGTTTCTccaaaatcaataaaacCAAATTTATCTGATCTTTCTAATGAAGAATATTCTGATTTATTTGATTGTGTTCGTCGTTGTCTCAAAGCTTTAAAATCTTACGGGTCTTCTTTTACTGTCTCTTGTCAAGATGGCAAAGAAGCTGGGCAAAGTGTGCCACATGTTCATATTCATATTGTTccaagaaatataaatgatATTGAAGATAATGATAGAATATATTCTAAGGGTGCTTTAGATATTGTACGTAGTGATAGAACATTCGAAGAGATGGCAGAAGAGACGACGAAATTGAGGAAAGATTTCTCTAagtatttctaa
- a CDS encoding methionine aminopeptidase 2 (AMPM2), with protein MKLLQINPVEEKPIEFLDKSAEYEKGVLYDKNNMVIDNNTESDILHEARRAAEAHRRVRYKVQNMIKPGMPILDIVNTIESCTRILLKGEKNNGIGFPAGMSINDCAAHFTVNNGDTLCLNEDDVLKIDFGTHCNGRIMDSAFTVAFNPEYENLLLASKEATNAGIKAMGVDVRLTDIGRDVHEVMRSFEVTIKGKTFPIKPVFDLHGHSIKQYVIHGGQSIPCYNNNDTSKIKENTFYALETFATTGVGRIKDASPCTHYMLDKKKSATLQNINCKKIYDLVKNEFGTLPFSPKHIDHFNVIEGPSQMYVKLLTNRKLFVPYPPLNDIKGSYVAQFEHTLYIGERTKEVLTRGDDY; from the coding sequence ATGAAacttttacaaataaaccCAGTAGAAGAAAAGCCtatagaatttttagataaatcTGCAGAATATGAAAAAGGTGTTCTTTacgataaaaataatatggtAATCGATAATAATACAGAATCTGATATTTTACACGAAGCAAGGCGGGCTGCAGAAGCTCATAGAAGAGTTAGATACAAAGTCCAAAACATGATAAAACCAGGAATGCCAATACTTGATATTGTGAACACAATAGAATCGTGCACAAGAATACTTCTTAAaggagaaaaaaataacggCATTGGTTTCCCAGCCGGAATGTCAATAAATGATTGTGCCGCACATTTTACCGTCAATAATGGCGACACATTGTGCTTAAATGAAGACGATGTACTAAAAATCGATTTCGGCACACATTGTAATGGAAGAATTATGGACTCCGCCTTCACTGTCGCTTTTAATCCtgaatatgaaaatttacttttagCGTCAAAAGAAGCAACGAATGCGGGTATCAAAGCAATGGGCGTGGACGTCAGATTGACTGATATTGGGCGGGATGTACACGAAGTAATGAGAAGTTTTGAAGTTACAATCAAAGGAAAGACATTTCCTATTAAACCAGTATTTGACTTACATGGGCATtctataaaacaatatgtCATTCATGGAGGCCAGTCTATTCCTTGTTATAACAACAACGATActtctaaaattaaagagAACACTTTTTACGCTTTAGAAACATTCGCTACCACGGGAGTTGGGCGGATCAAAGATGCCTCTCCGTGTACGCACTACATGCTTgacaagaaaaaaagtGCAACTcttcaaaatattaattgtaaaaaaatttacgatttagtaaaaaatgaattcgGCACACTGCCTTTTAGTCCTAAACACATTGACCACTTTAATGTCATAGAAGGCCCATCTCAGATGTATGTCAAATTATTGACTAATAGGAAGCTTTTTGTCCCTTATCCCCCtttaaatgatataaaGGGGTCTTATGTAGCGCAATTCGAACATACTTTGTATATTGGCGAACGTACAAAAGAAGTTCTTACTAGAGGCGACGATTACTAA